The DNA window CCGCTTCCAGGGACGAGGCCGACGGCGGTGACCGGCTTCCTCCCGCCCGCTTCGCCTTCGACGCCCGGACGTGGAAGGAGGTCGCGCACCTGCTGCTCAACCTGCCGGAGGCGCTCACCGGCTTCGTCTACGTGTCCCTGTGGCTCTACGCGGGCGTCCTGACGTCCCTCACGGTGATCGGCCTGCCCCTGCTCGCGGTGGGCCTGATGGGCGCGCGGGCGCTCGGCCGGCTGGAGCGCCGGCGGGCGCGGGCGCTGCTGGGGCTGCGGATCGAGGAGCCGAGCCGGCTCTCCCGGCAGCAGCGGGGCCGGGGCTTCTTCCCCTGGCTGTGGACGACGCTGAAGGACCCGGTCGCCTGGCGCACCACCCTCTACGGCTTCATCCGGCTGCCCTGGGGCATCCTCACCTTCGTCCTCACGCTGTGCCTGCTCTTCGTCGGCTGGCCGCTCCTCGGCCACGTCGCGCGCGGCATGACGAACCTGGACCGCGCCATGGTGCGCGGCCTGCTCAGCCCCTCCAGCGAGCTGGAGCGGCGGATCGCCGAGCTGGAGCAGGACCGCGGCGTGGTCGTCGACACCGCCGCCGCCGACCTGCGCCGCATCGAGCGCGACCTGCACGACGGCGCCCAGGCCCGCCTCGTCGCACTCGCGATGGGGCTGGGCCTGGCCAAGGAGAAGGTGCTGGAGGACCCGGAGGCGGCGGCGCGGATGGTAGACGAGGCGCACGGCGAGGTGAAGCTCGCCCTGCAGGAGCTGCGCGACCTGGCCCGCGGCATCCACCCGGCCGTCCTCACGGACCGCGGCCTGGACGCGGCCCTGTCGTCGGTGGCGGCGCGCTGCACGGTGCCGGTGTCCGTCTCCGTCGACCTGGCCGAGCGGCCCGCACCGGCCATCGAGGGCATCGCGTACTTCACGGTCTCCGAGCTCCTGCAGAACATCAGCAAGCACAGCCGGGCGCGGACGGCCGAGGTCGAGCTGTGGCGCAAGGACCGGCGGCTGCTGATCCAGGTGCGCGACGACGGCCGCGGCGGCGCCTCGACGGACTCGGGCACCGGGCTGGCCGGGCTCGCGGAGCGGCTGGGCTCGGTCGACGGCCTGTTCGAGGTGGACTCGCCGCCCGGCGGCCCGACCGTCGTCACGGCGGAGCTGCCGTGGCGCGAGCGCACGGCGGGCTGAGAGCCCGCTCCTCCGGGCCTGCGCCCCCTTACCGCAGGCCTGCGCCCTGTTCCCACAGGCCGGCGCCCTGTCTCCACAGACCGGCGCCCTCTTCCCGCAGGCCGGGGGTAGGGACAGCCCCACCCCCGGAACACCTACTCGCTCCATGGTCCGGAGCCCCGTCCTCCGCGAGCCTTGAGGTACGGAGCAACCACCGCGACCCGGGAGATCGGACGACGACATGGCCATGGACTACAGGGACTACGGCCGGGCGGAGGCACGCCGGGCCCCCCACCGGGTGCCCGCCGTACTGCGCGCGCCCCTGGAGGGCCGCACCTGGCGCGAGTTCCTCTACCTCCTGCTCAGCCTGCCGATGGCGGTCCTCACCTTCTCGTACGCGGTGACGATGACGGCGGCGGGCATGGGCCTGCTGATCACCTTCGTGGGCGTGCCCGTGCTGGCCGCCGCGCTGGTCGGCGTACGGGCGCTGGGCGCCGTCGAGCGGGCCCGCGCCCGGGCCCTGCTGAAGCTGGAGATCAGCGAGCCCGAGCCGGTGCGGCCGCGGAACGGCCGCCGCGGGCTCATGCCGTGGGTCGGGGCGCTCCTCAAGAGCGGCGTGTCCTGGCGGCACGTGCTCTACGCGGTGCTGCACCTGCCGTGGGCGATCGGGGCGTTCACCGTCTCGGTCGTGATGTGGTCGGTCGGCTGGATGCTGTTCCTCTATCCGGCGTACTGGTGGATGTACCCGAAGTGGTGGGGCCAGCCCGGCATGCAGTTCGGCGGCGACTCCGAGCACGACGCGGGCCTCTTCGTCGACAACCCCTTCGAGATCGGCGTGACCTGCCTCGCCGGCCTGCTCGTGGTGCTGGCCACCCCGTGGGTGATCCGCGGCCTCGCCTCCGTCGACCGGCTGCTGGTGAGCGGCCTGCTCGGCCCCTCGCGGCTCGCGGAGCGGGTGTGGGAGCTGGAGGAGGACCGCGGCGTGGTCGTGGACACCGCCGCCGCCGACCTGCGCCGCATCGAGCGCGACCTGCACGACGGCGCCCAGGCCCGCCTCGTTGCCCTGGCCATGGACCTGGGCCTGGCCAAGGAGAAGCTGGAGGAGGACCCGGAGGCGGCCGCCCGGATGGTCGACGACGCGCACGGCGAGGTGAAGCTCGCCCTGCAGGAGCTGCGCGACCTGGCCCGCGGCATCCACCCGGCGATCCTCACCGACCGGGGCCTCGGCCCGGCCCTGTCCGCGCTGGCGGCCCGCTGCACGGTGCCGGTGCAGGCCGAGGCGGACCTGCCGGACCGGCCCGCGCCGGCCATCGAGGGCATCGCGTACTTCACGGTCTCCGAGCTCCTGCAGAACATCAGCAAGCACAGCGGGGCCCGCAGCGCCCGCGTGGACGTGTGGCGCTCGGGGAGCCGCTTGATGCTCCAGGTGTGGGACGACGGCCGCGGCGGGGCGTCCACGGCCGGGGGCAGCGGGCTGGCCGGGCTCGCGGAGCGGCTGGGCTCGGTGGACGGCCTGCTGGTGGTCGACTCGCCGGAGGGCGGGCCGACGACGGTCACCGCGGAGCTGCCCTGGCGCGGCTGACCCCGTCCCACCCGCGCCCGGGCCCCGTCGTACAGCGGCGGGGCCTGCTCCCTGCGTGACATGCTTAGCGCGTCACATGCTGCCGGCGCGGGGGGACCACAGGTCGTGGAGGACAGGGTGCGAGTCGTCATCGCCGAGGATTCGGTGCTCCTCCGGGAGGGTCTGACCCGGCTGCTGACCGACCGGGGCCACGACGTCGTGGCGGGCGTCGGCGACGGCGAGGCGCTGATCAAGGCCATCCGGGAGCTCGCCGACGAGGGCGCCCTGCCGGACGTGGTCGTG is part of the Streptomyces roseifaciens genome and encodes:
- a CDS encoding sensor histidine kinase, which codes for MTASSAARSTPNSTSNNASSTSHTSHTSQTSHITGSTASRDEADGGDRLPPARFAFDARTWKEVAHLLLNLPEALTGFVYVSLWLYAGVLTSLTVIGLPLLAVGLMGARALGRLERRRARALLGLRIEEPSRLSRQQRGRGFFPWLWTTLKDPVAWRTTLYGFIRLPWGILTFVLTLCLLFVGWPLLGHVARGMTNLDRAMVRGLLSPSSELERRIAELEQDRGVVVDTAAADLRRIERDLHDGAQARLVALAMGLGLAKEKVLEDPEAAARMVDEAHGEVKLALQELRDLARGIHPAVLTDRGLDAALSSVAARCTVPVSVSVDLAERPAPAIEGIAYFTVSELLQNISKHSRARTAEVELWRKDRRLLIQVRDDGRGGASTDSGTGLAGLAERLGSVDGLFEVDSPPGGPTVVTAELPWRERTAG
- a CDS encoding sensor histidine kinase, with product MAMDYRDYGRAEARRAPHRVPAVLRAPLEGRTWREFLYLLLSLPMAVLTFSYAVTMTAAGMGLLITFVGVPVLAAALVGVRALGAVERARARALLKLEISEPEPVRPRNGRRGLMPWVGALLKSGVSWRHVLYAVLHLPWAIGAFTVSVVMWSVGWMLFLYPAYWWMYPKWWGQPGMQFGGDSEHDAGLFVDNPFEIGVTCLAGLLVVLATPWVIRGLASVDRLLVSGLLGPSRLAERVWELEEDRGVVVDTAAADLRRIERDLHDGAQARLVALAMDLGLAKEKLEEDPEAAARMVDDAHGEVKLALQELRDLARGIHPAILTDRGLGPALSALAARCTVPVQAEADLPDRPAPAIEGIAYFTVSELLQNISKHSGARSARVDVWRSGSRLMLQVWDDGRGGASTAGGSGLAGLAERLGSVDGLLVVDSPEGGPTTVTAELPWRG